The Deinococcus multiflagellatus genome includes the window AGGCCGTCGCGCGCCATGTCGAACACGTTGGTCAGCACCGTGCCGGCGGGCAATTCCAGGTACCGGGCGGTGCTGCCGTGCACGTACTGGATGTCGCCGGCCTCGTTGACCACCACCGCCGGGGGCGCGTGGTGGGCCAGCAGCAGGCTCTGGGCCAGGTGCGCCACGCTGCCCGCCCGCCCGCCCGGCACCGCCCGGGGGTCAGGGAGGGGGTGGGGCGCGGGGGGCACGCTCAGGCGCGGACCCTGGCCCAGCATCAGGGGCAGGGCGGCGCCCTCGCCGCGCCCATACAGCTTCCAGCGCAGGTTCAGGGGCCGGAACAGGTCGCGGTCAGCGCCGGCCGTTTCACTGGCCCCCAGAAACAGCAGCCCCCCCGGGCGCAGCGCGTAATGAAAAATGGTCATGATCTGGCGCTGCAGCTCGGCTTTCAGGTAAATGAGCATGTTGCGGCAGCACAGCAGGTCCAGCCGGGTAAAGGGCGGATCGCCAAAGGTGTTGTGCAGCGCAAAAATCACCGATTCGCGGATTGCGGCGCGCACCTGATAGCCGCCGTCTTTCTCTTCGAATGCAAAGGCCAGCCGCTCGGGCGACACCACGTAGGCAATGTCGGCGGGGTACAGGCCGTAGCGCGCCTTCTCGATGGCCAGGGCGTCAATGTCGCTGGCGAACACCTGCACCTTGAAGGTGCGTTCGCTGCGCAGCTCGTCCATCAACTCGTGCAGCACGATGGCCACCGAGTAGGCTTCCTCACCTGTGGCGCAGCCCACCACCCACACCCGCACCATGTCCAGATCCTGCTTCTGGGTCAGGACGTAGGTGCGCAGGTGCTCCTTGAGGTCCCCAAAGGCTTCCGGATCACGAAAAAAGCTGGTGACGTTGATGGTGAAGTCCTGAAACAGGGCGTCGATTTCCTGCGGCACGTCCTGCAAAAAGCGCATGTACTGTCCAATGTTTTCCAGGCGGTGGTTGCGCATGCGCCGGTCAATACGCCGGATCAGGGTGCTGCGCTTGTAGTTGCTGAAATCGTGCCCGGTCTTGACCCGCACCAGCCGCAGGATTTTCTGCAGCGGCACCCCCGCTTGGCCGTCTTGCATCAGGTCTTCCACGCGCAGGGTCTGGCGCCGCGTCAGGCGTTGGTACAGGCTGGGGGCCAGGTCCTCGGCGGGCAGCACGTCGTCGGCCAGCTGGGTGCTGGCGGCGCTGGCCGGCATGGAGGGATATTCGGCCGTCTGGGGGTCTTGCACCAGCACCAGCCCGAAGTGCTCCTTGATGGCCTGAATCCCCAGGGTGCCGTCGGTGCCCATGCCCGAGAGCACCACCCCCACCGCCCGCTCCCCCTGGTCGGCGGCCAGGGCCTCGAAAAAGGTGTCAATCACCCGGCCCTGGGCGGCGGCCGGGTCTTCGAGCAGCAGCACCCCGTTCATGATGCTCAGGCTGTGGCCGGGGGGAATCACATAGACGGTGTTGGGCTTGGCGGCCATACCGTCTTCAATGGGCTGCACCGTCATGCCGGTGCAGCGCGCCAGAATATCGGGCATCAGGCCGCGGTGGCCAGGGTCCAGGTGCGGCACCACCACAAAGGCCATGCCGCTGTCGGCAGGCAGGCTCAAAAAAAAGCGCTCGTAGCCGTCCAGCGCCCCGGCCGAGCCGCCCACGCCCACAATAGCGCTGGGGCCGGGCTCGGGCGGCAGGGCGGGCTCGGCAGAGGCGTTGTGGGGTTCAGGCATAAGGGTGGACTACCACAGTTCCTGAGAGTGAAGTTAAAAAGTCGCCGAACTTTGCCTCATGAAAATGAAGGAGGAACCCCATGTGACTGGCGCATAGGCACGGTAAGGTTTCCTACAAACTCGGCTGGCGTTCAATTCCCTTTTTCCTGTCTGGAGGTGCCTTATGTGGATCTGTTGTGTTATGCCGCGGCGCGCCTCGCAGGCCTGCCACAGGAGGCGCCATGTCGGCCCATGACCTGTCTGCGCCTGAGCGCGGCGGGCTGCTGCGGGAGCAGACCGAGCAGCGGGCGAGCGCTCCGGTGGTGCCAGCGGCCCTCGCCCCTGCGCCAGACGATGACCATACGCAGCACGAACTGCTGGTGCACCAGATTGAACTGCGGCTGCAGAACGAGGAACTGAACCGCAAGAACCTGGAACTGGAACAGGCCCGCCAGGAATACGAACAGCTGTTTGACGGCGCGCCGGTGGGCTACGCCACCCTGGATGAGACCGGGCTGGTGCTGCGCGCCAACCTCACGCTGTGCCGCATGCTGGAGGTGGAGCGCGGGCAGCTGCTGCGCCGCCGCCTGAGCACCTACATGGACAGCACCGACAGCCGCACCTTCGCGCTGTTTCTGCGCCGCATGATGACCGACCCTGGCCGGCGCCGGGTGGACCTGTGGCTGCAGGGCGCTGGGGGGCAGCGCGTGGCGGCGCAGCTGGAGGCCGAAGCGGTACCGGGCGCGCCGGGCCAGGGCTGGCACTGCCGCCTGACCCTGACCGACGTCACGATGCAGCGCGCGGCCCAGGACGAGGTGCTGCGCCTGAACACTGCACTGGAAGCGCAGATTGAAGAGCGCACCCGGCACATCCGCGAACTGAACGACGAACTGGAGACCTTCCTGTACGCCGCCGCCCACGACCTCACCACGCCGCTGCGGCACATCCGCAGCTTCACGGCGCAGCTGAGCGCCCAGATGCCCGAACCCACCGACGAACACCTGCGCTGCGCGGCAAACGTGGAGCAGGCCACGCTGCACATGGAACACCAGCTGCGCGCGCTGCTCACCGTGTTTCGGCTGGGGCGCAGCCGCATGCGGTTCCAGCCTGTGGACCTGACGCGGGTGCTGCACGAGGTGCGCAAGGACCTGAAGCCCGAACTGCGGGGGCGCGAGGTGGCGCTGAGCACCGACGGCCTGCCGCGCGTGCTGGGCGACAGCCTCGCGCTGCAACTGGTCTTTACCCACCTGCTGGGCAACGCCCTGAAGTTCAGCCGCCCGCGCCCCCAGGCCCGCATTCAGGTGGGCGCCCAGGAATCCGAGCGCGAGTGGCTGCTGTACGTGCGCGACAACGGCGTGGGCTTCAATATGCGCCAGAAAGAGCGCCTGTTCGGGGTCTTTCAGCGCCTGCACCACAACACCGAATTCGAGGGGCTGGGGGTGGGGCTGGCGCTGGTGCGGCGCATTGTGAACCGGCACGGCGGGCGGGTATGGGCCGAGGGCAAGGTGGACCAGGGCGCCACCTTCTGGTTCAGCCTGCCCAAGGCGCCCCCGGCCGGCGCCGCTGATGCCCGGTAGCGGCCCGCCCCTGGTGGTGGTAGGGGGCTCGGCGGGGGCACTATCGGCGCTGCTGAACATGGTGCAGACCCTGCCGCCCGGCTTTGGGGCGGCCGTGCTGGTGGTGGTGCACACCCCGCCCGATCAGCCCAGCGTGCTGCCGGCCCTGCTGCAGCGTGCTGGCCGCCTGGGCGCCACCCACGCCGAGCACGGCGAGGCCCTGCGCGCCGGCCACATTTTTGTGGCGCCGCCTGACCACCACCTGCTGGTGCAGGGCGGCCACCTGCAGCTGTCGCGCGGACCGCGCGAGAACCACGCGCGCCCCAGCATTGACGTGCTGTTCCGCTCGGCGGCATTTGCCCAGGGCCCACGGGTGGCCGGCGTGGTCCTATCCGGCCTGCGTGACGACGGCACCTCGGGGCTGTGGGCCATCCGTGAGGCCGGGGGGCTGGCCCTGGCACAGCACCCAGCCGACGCCGAGTACCCCGAAATGCCCCTGAGCGCCATCCGGCAGGTGGAGGTCCACGACGTGCTGTCCTCGCGTGAGCTGGGCCCGGCGCTGGTGGCCTGGACAGCGCAGGTGGCCGCCGGTCCGCCGACCGCTCCTCCTGGCGGCCCACCGTGGCCCCGGCTGGGCCAGGAGGTGCGCGTGGCACTGGGCGAGGGCGGCGCCGCCCTGAACGTCTTCGCCCAGCAGCCGCTCACCGCCGTGACCTGCCCGGAATGTCAGGGGGTCATGGCCCGCATTGAGGAAGGGCCGCTGACGCGCTTTCGCTGCCACACCGGCCACGCCTACACCGCCAGCGCCCTGCAGGCCGAGGTCCAGCGGGTGGTGGACCACACCCTGGCGGCGGCCCAGCGCGCCCTGAACGAACAGGCCATGCTGCTGCAGGGGCTGGCCCAGGCCGCCGCGCAGGCCGGGCAACCCCAGGAGGCCGCGCGCCTGCGCGGGGGAGAACAGACCGCTCTGGCGCGCGCCGAGGTGCTGCGGCGCTTTGTACAGGAGGGGCCGGTGACCAAGCTAGCCCCTGGCGCCCCGTGACCTAGGGCCCAGAGGCCAGCGCCGCGGTAGCCTGCGCCCCATGCATGCCCTGATCGTGGTGGCCACGCTCCCCGAAGCCGAACGCCTGCAGGACCTGCCGGGCGCCCGCGTGGTGGTCAGCGGCGTGGGGCCGGTGGCGGCGGCGCTGGCGACGGCGCAGGCCCTGGCGCAGGCCCCGGCCGAGCTGGTGATCAGTGCGGGCATCGGCGGGGCCTACCCCGGCGCTGGGCTGGCCCCCGGCGAGCTGGCAGTGTCCAGCGTGATCGTGCAGGCCGATCTGGGCGCCTGGGACGGCCCGGCGTTTCTGCCTCTGGACACCCTGGGCCTCTCGGTGCGGCCCGGGGTGCCGCAGGGCGCGCAGTTTGCGGTGTGGAACAGGGCGGCCCAGGTGGCGCAGGCAGCGGGCGCCGGTTTTGGTCCCGCGCTGACCCTGTGCAGTGTGACCGGCTCGGCCCAGGGCGCGCAGGCCCTGGCAGAGCGTTTTCCCGGCGCGCTGTGCGAAGGCATGGAAGGCGCGGGGGTGGCCCACGCGGCGCTGCTGGCTGGGGTGCCCGCCCTAGAGGTGCGGGGCATCAGCAACCCGGTGGGGCCCCGGGACCGCACGGCGTGGCAGGTGGGGCCCGCCCTGGCTGCCACCCGGCGGGGCGTTCAGGCCGCGCTGGCGGTGCTGGCCGGGCCAGGGTAAGGGCCGAAAGGGGCCGCGCGGGGCACGCCGCGCGGCTGACCCACCTCTAGGTTAAGAACCGCTCTGGATGACGCCCAGGGTGTACCGTGGTAACGCACTCTCTCCTCTGCCGCGTTCCGTTTCCCCTTTTGCCCTGGTTTCAGGAGGCCCCGCCATGACCACTGCCGCTTCGCCCGCCCCCACCTCCGCCATGCCGCTGGCCCCGGGGTTGCCCCTGGTCGGCAGCCTGCTGCCCATGATCCGCGACAGCGAGGGCTTTCTGGCCGCCCAGGCCGCGCGGCTGGGGCCCTGTTTCCGGGTGAAGGTGCTGAACCAGTCGCTGGTGGTGCTGGCCGGGCCCACGGCCGCACAGGTGATGGCTGAGAACAGCGGCGAGGTCACCGCGTGGCGCGTGTGGGAAGGGATTATCAAGGAGTTCGGTGGCCGGCAGGTGCTGACGATGCTGGAGGGCCCGGACCATCTGGCCTACCGGGCCGCCGCCCGCGCCGGGTTTGCCAAGAGCCGCGTGCTAGAAGGCCTGCCCCAGGTGGCCGCCCTGACGCGGGGGGCCCTGGACCGCACCGCCCCCGGCGAGGTGCTGAAGGTGGTGCCCTTTGCGCAGCGGCTGGTGGCCGACTGCATTGGCACCCTGACGCTGGGGCGCCTGCCAGGGCCACATCTGGCCGAGTTCATCACCTACTGGCACACGCAGCTGGCGGTGCATCTGGTGGGTTCGGCCCGCCCGGCGGCGCTGCGCAAGGCCGCGTACCTGCGCGCCAAGGCCAGTGCGCGCGCCTTTGCCCACGAGGTGCTGGCCCAGGACCCCGGCGAACACGCTTCAAGCTATGTCAGCGACCTGCGCCGCCTGCGCGAGACCCGCCCGGACCTGATGGACGACGAGGAACTGCTGTTCATGATGCTGATTCCCTACGTGGCCGGGCTGGACACGGTGGTGAACGTGCTGTCGCTGACCCTGTACGAGCTCTACCGCCGGCCCAAGGTGCTGGCCCGGGTGCAGGCCGAGGCGCGCCCCGTGGTTGAAGCGGGTCTGCCCGCCGAACGGCTGCGCGACCTGAAGGTGCTGCACGCCGCCGTGCTGGAGGTGCTGCGCCTCTACCCAGTGGCCAACACGCTGCCCCGCTACGCCACGCGCGATTTCACGGTGCAGGGCTTCCCCGTGCGCCAGGGCGAGCGGCTCCTGATGGCGCTCTTCACCTCGCAGCGCGACCCGGCCCTCTTCAAGGATCCCGATACCTTTGACCTGGACCGCTTTCTCCCCCCGCGCAACGAGCACAAGCAGAAGGGTGCCTTTCAGCCCTACGGCGCGGGCGCCCACACCTGCCTGGGCGCGGGCATGGCCGAGGCGCTGCTGGCCTCGGTGCTGGCGGTCACGGTCACGCACGGCCGTTTCAGCCTGTTTCCGCAGGGCTTCCGCATGAAGCCGTTTCACTCGGCCAACCTCTCCCCCGACCCCCGCCTGAGCCTGCGCCGCGAAGCCTAGGCAAACGACTGGAGGGGCTGCCGTCCCAGGGAAGCTCGGCGGCCCCGGTGCTGGGTGGGCTAGCGGTGCAGGGGGGGCCAGTCGCCGTCCTCCATGCTGAGGTTCACGGTGGAGCGCCCCGGCCCCACCCGGAAGGTTATGGTGGGGGTTCATCGTCGGCGGCGTAGTCCCAGGCCACGCGGTTGCCGCGTTCATCGCGCACCTCCAAGTCAATGTCGAGGCAGTCGTCGTCGCAGATGGCCTTGACCTTGTCCTCGCCCCCCAGCAGGTTCATGGTTACGCGGGCCGTCTGGCCACCCTGCAGGTCGTACACCTTGGGCGCGAACAGTTCCCGGTCGTCGCCGTTGGTCATGCCCACCTGCAGGGCACTGGCGGAGGTGCCCTACAGCCCAGAGGGGACCATGTCGGCGTGGATCGGCGGGCCCAGCACCTGGATAAAAGCCTTGCGGTTCATGGTCTCTTCCTTGCCAGGGCGCTCTCTCCAGAGCAGGGCGAGAACAGGACAGGGCCACCGTGACCCTTTGCCCCTGTTGTCGTCTGGCACGCAGCGTAGACGCCCCCCCCGTGACGGCCCCGTGACCCAGGCGTGACCGCTGGCGGCTGGCCCACACACCTCCCAGGGCGCCCCTGTACCCCTTCTGTTCTTCAGTTGACAAAATGACTCAACTTCTCTGCTATGCTTTGTTTTATGAAGCGAGTTGTGCTCTCTCTCCTCACCCTTTCCTTGCTGGCCAGCGCCAGCGCCCAGCAGGCGCGCGAACTGCGCCTGGGGGTGTTTCCCAACGTGACCCACGCCGCCGGGCTGGTGGGCATTCAGCGCGGCCTGTTTCAGAAGGAACTGGGCAACGTCAAGCTGGTGGTCAAGGAATTTGCCAACGGCTCCCAGATCAACGAGGCCTTTGCGGCGGGCGCCATTGACGCCGCCTATGTGGGCCCGGGGCCGGCCATGAACGCCTTTATGCGCGGCGTGCCCATTCAGGTGTACGCGGGCGCTGCCAACGCGGGCGCGGTGCTGGTGGCCCGCAAGGACAGCGGGGTGCGCAACGTGAAGGGCCTGAGCGGCAAGAAGGTGGCGGTGCCTACGCGCGGCTCCACGCAGGACATCAGCTTGCGCCACCTGCTGCACGAGAACGGCCTCAAGGCCACCGATGAAGGCGGCACGGTGACTGTGGTGCCCATTGACCCGGCCAACATGCCCGCCGCCTTTGCCAGCAAGCAGGTGGACGCCGCGCTGGTGCAGGAACCCTGGGGCGCCATCATGGAAACGCAGGGCGCCCGCCTGATCGCCAACGAAAAGGCGATCTGGGAGGGCGGGAATTACACCACCACCGTGCTGGTGGTGAACACCAAGTACGCCGCCGCCAACCCGGCCGTCGTCTCAGACCTGCTGCAGGGGCACCTGAACGCCATCAAGTTCATCAACAGCAGCAACGCAGGCGCCCAGAAGGCCATTGCGGACCAGATTTATGCCTTTACCGGCAAACGCCCCAACGCGGCCGAACTGTTCAAGGCCCTGGCGCGCACCCGGGTGACCTGGGACATCAACCTGAAGACCCTGGCCGAGTACGCCGTGCTGAACAAGGAAGCCGGCTTTGCGCGCGACGTGCCGGACCTGAACAAGTTCGTGAACCTCAGCGTGATCCGCGCTCTGGCGAAGTAAAGGGCAACGGGGAGCGGGACGCGGTGCAAAGGGGCCGCGTCCCGCTTCCTGTGGTCTGGCGCCCGGTACACTACCGGGATGACAGGGCCTAGAAAAGGATCACGGGGACGCGGCCCGAAGAAGAACACCGCGCAGGGCCGGGGCGGCGTCACGCGCGACGCCAGCCGCCCGGTGCGTGACCGCAGCAGCGCCGGGGGCAGCGAGGACCGCGCTCCCCGCAAGGTGACAGACCGGCCACAAGGTCAGGGCGGCCCCGCCCGCCCGGGCGGCGAGGGCGGCGCGCGCACACCCAGCCGCAGCGGCGGGGGCAGCGGGCAGGGCAGCCGTGGCGCAGGACGCGGGGGGCTGGCGCGCGGCGGCGCCCGGCCCGCCAGCAAAAAGCCGCTGCCGGAACTCAAGCGGGTGCAGCTGGACGCCCCCGCCCCCGACACCGTGTTCGTGGACCGCGACGGCGAAAAGCTGACCTTTCCAGACAGCAACCTCAAGCGCGTGGCGGCGCAGATTCTGAGTGCCAAGCGCAAGGCGTGGCGCTACCGGCCCTTTTCCTTTCCGCTGTTTACCGACAAGGGCAATGAGCAGACCTTTCACTTTGACTTCTATGTGTACGACGCCGAAGACAGCGTGATTCGCCTGATTCTGGTGGTGCCCTTCGAGTCGCGCGAGGTCTGGGACCGCGTGGGCCGCTTCAAGCGGCAGTACCCCATGTATCCCTATGAACTGTGGACCCCGGAGAAGCTGCACCACTTGGGCGGGCCCCGCGGCCGTCTGGATTTTTAAGGCCAGGAGACGAGCCAGAGGACCGGGGACGCGCGCCCTGGTCCTCTTTGTCTTGGGAGGCAAAGGCGCGAGGGGTTGAGGGCTACCAGAGCCCTCGGCCCGTCCTGCACCGTGCCCTCGGCCCGCGCCACCACCCGCTGTCCACACTTCCCCCTCTCCCCTCCTCATCTGGCTCTCCCGCTCCTGCCGGGCGCGGACCGCTAGGCTGGGGCGCATGAACGTCAATGCCAAAGGGGACCTGATCGCCCGCGCCATCGCCCTGGGGCTGGGCACCCCCAGCTTCGAGGTCACCACGCAGGGCCCGCCCCACGAGCCCACCTTCCGCGTGACCGTGCGCGTGGGCGGCGAGGTGCTGGGTCCAGGCGGCGAGGGCCGCAGCAAGAAAGATGCCGAGCGCACGGCCGCCGAGGCCGCCCTGCAGGCCCTGGACGGCGGCACACCAGCAACAGAAGGCCGCTGGCCCATCTACAGCGCCGTGCTGGCCGAGGCGCTGGAGGTGGCGGCCGACTTCGCCCCCGACGACACCTCGCTGGACGAGGTGCGGGTGCGCGCCGCGCAGCTGTACCGCGACCTGCTGCGCGAGCTGGGCCACGGCCCCGAAGGAGACGACGAGGCGTGAGCGGCTGGCCCTGGCGCCCGGCAGGCGTGCTGTTCGACATGGACGGGGTGCTGACCCTGAACAACCACTTTCACCGGCAGGCGTGGCAGGAAGTGGCGCGTGAGGTGCTGGGCCTGCACCTGACCGAGCACGACCTGGACACCAAGGTGGACGGTGGCCGCAACCCCGAAATCATTGAGCGCCTGATCGGCACGGTGCCGGACGAAGCCCTGAGCCGCCGCGTGCACGACACCAAGGAAGGCCGTTACCGCGCCCTGGCCGCCGGGGCGCTGCGTGAGGTGCAGGGGCTGGGCGCCTACCTGGACGCGCTGGAAGCCCGCCGCATCCCCTTCGCCCTGGTCACCAGCGCCGACGCGGTGAACGTGGCCTTTGGCATGGAGGCGCTGGGCCTGGGCCACCGTTTTGCCGTGCGGGTGCTGGGCGAGGATGTGACGCGCGGCAAGCCCCACCCAGAGCCGTTTCTGCTGGGCGCCGCGCGCCTGGGCCTGGACCCCACACAGTGCCTGGCCCACGAGGACGCCGTGAATGGCGTGCGCAGCGCGGCCGGGGCTGGTTGCCGCGTGGTGGCGCTCACCACCACCGCGCCTGCCGAAGCCCTGCGCGCAGCGGGCGCCGCCCTGACCGTCCCCGACTTCACCGGCTGGGCCGCGTGGCTGGCCTGACCCCATGAAAGGCGCCGAGGCCGAAGCCCGCGCGGCGGCCCACCTGCAGGCCCTGGGCCGCACCGTGCTGGCCCAGAACTACCGCATCAGGGGCGGCGAGATTGATCTGGTCACCCGCGAGCCGGGCGGTACCCTGGTCTTCACCGAGGTCCGCCACCGCGCCGCCCCCGACCACGGCAGCGCCGCCGAAAGCGTGACCCCCCGCAAGCTGGCCCTGATGCACCGCGCCGCCCTGAGTTACCTGCTGCGCGAGTGTGGCCGCGACGATCTTCCCTGCCGGCTGGAGGTCCTCACGATTGACGGGCCGGTAGAGGGCGGGGTGGTGGGGATCTGGCCGGTGGAGTGAGGACGGTGATGGTTGAGGGTTGAAGGAAGATGGAAAAACACAGCGTCATGCCGCAGCGCCCCTCTCCCCCAACCACAAACAGAAAAGCGGCCCGGTACTCCCAGGCCGCCTTCCTCCATCAACCATCAACGTTCAACCCTTAACCTCTGTCCTGCAGTTTCACGTACTTCGCGTCCCGCTCGCCGGTGTACACGGCGTCGGGGCGCAGCAGGCGGTTGTCGCGGGTGTACTCGATCACGCTGGCGCACCAGCCGCTGATCCGGGCCAGGGCGAAGATGGGCGTGAAGAACTCCTTTTTAATCCCCAGGTCGCTGTAGACCGTGCCGCTGTAAAAGTCCACGTTGGGGTAGATGCCCTTGGCGCCAATGCGGTCCACGACGACCTTTTCAATGGTTTCCAGAATCTGGTAGTAGTTGCTCTTGCCTTCCTTGTTCGCCACATGCTCGGCGTAGTCGCGCAGCACGCGCGAGCGGGGGTCAAAGTACTTGTACACGCGGTGCCCCACGCCCATGATTTTCTCTTTGTTGTCCAGCTTTTTGGTGATGTACGCCTCGGCCTTGTCGGGCGTGCCCACCTCGTCGAGCATGTCCAT containing:
- a CDS encoding chemotaxis protein CheB, whose translation is MPEPHNASAEPALPPEPGPSAIVGVGGSAGALDGYERFFLSLPADSGMAFVVVPHLDPGHRGLMPDILARCTGMTVQPIEDGMAAKPNTVYVIPPGHSLSIMNGVLLLEDPAAAQGRVIDTFFEALAADQGERAVGVVLSGMGTDGTLGIQAIKEHFGLVLVQDPQTAEYPSMPASAASTQLADDVLPAEDLAPSLYQRLTRRQTLRVEDLMQDGQAGVPLQKILRLVRVKTGHDFSNYKRSTLIRRIDRRMRNHRLENIGQYMRFLQDVPQEIDALFQDFTINVTSFFRDPEAFGDLKEHLRTYVLTQKQDLDMVRVWVVGCATGEEAYSVAIVLHELMDELRSERTFKVQVFASDIDALAIEKARYGLYPADIAYVVSPERLAFAFEEKDGGYQVRAAIRESVIFALHNTFGDPPFTRLDLLCCRNMLIYLKAELQRQIMTIFHYALRPGGLLFLGASETAGADRDLFRPLNLRWKLYGRGEGAALPLMLGQGPRLSVPPAPHPLPDPRAVPGGRAGSVAHLAQSLLLAHHAPPAVVVNEAGDIQYVHGSTARYLELPAGTVLTNVFDMARDGLRYELPALVRQVLAEQREVVRGVRSEIDGTPCDIDVTVRLLPARAQRLLLIEFQERPGGRAAPPPAEHADQILTLQRELQYNKETLQSTVEEMAVSMEELKSTNEELQTTNEELQSTNEELTTSKEELQSLNEELTTINAEHQRVIFESMQANDDLKNILDSAGIATVFLDNALKVKRFTPRISRVINLMPVDLGRPLSDLNVNLHYEHLTGDIMRVLDTLEVFETQVRTRDDHWYLMRISPYRTSDNFIDGVVVAFTNIDRIKALEQQARDTSAYAARVLDSIHDPVLVLDAGLRVVTANRALYALLHASPAQVCGERLHHLGNFMLDDPDLLQPLHAVLRGGAAVTNHVVNLHAPQLGPRQFKIEVDPVPGEDDTSAMIVLKLEDVTELMRRAAAEGPEWTGDADGAPQEV
- a CDS encoding sensor histidine kinase; the encoded protein is MSAHDLSAPERGGLLREQTEQRASAPVVPAALAPAPDDDHTQHELLVHQIELRLQNEELNRKNLELEQARQEYEQLFDGAPVGYATLDETGLVLRANLTLCRMLEVERGQLLRRRLSTYMDSTDSRTFALFLRRMMTDPGRRRVDLWLQGAGGQRVAAQLEAEAVPGAPGQGWHCRLTLTDVTMQRAAQDEVLRLNTALEAQIEERTRHIRELNDELETFLYAAAHDLTTPLRHIRSFTAQLSAQMPEPTDEHLRCAANVEQATLHMEHQLRALLTVFRLGRSRMRFQPVDLTRVLHEVRKDLKPELRGREVALSTDGLPRVLGDSLALQLVFTHLLGNALKFSRPRPQARIQVGAQESEREWLLYVRDNGVGFNMRQKERLFGVFQRLHHNTEFEGLGVGLALVRRIVNRHGGRVWAEGKVDQGATFWFSLPKAPPAGAADAR
- a CDS encoding chemotaxis protein CheB, which codes for MPGSGPPLVVVGGSAGALSALLNMVQTLPPGFGAAVLVVVHTPPDQPSVLPALLQRAGRLGATHAEHGEALRAGHIFVAPPDHHLLVQGGHLQLSRGPRENHARPSIDVLFRSAAFAQGPRVAGVVLSGLRDDGTSGLWAIREAGGLALAQHPADAEYPEMPLSAIRQVEVHDVLSSRELGPALVAWTAQVAAGPPTAPPGGPPWPRLGQEVRVALGEGGAALNVFAQQPLTAVTCPECQGVMARIEEGPLTRFRCHTGHAYTASALQAEVQRVVDHTLAAAQRALNEQAMLLQGLAQAAAQAGQPQEAARLRGGEQTALARAEVLRRFVQEGPVTKLAPGAP
- the mqnB gene encoding futalosine hydrolase, with translation MHALIVVATLPEAERLQDLPGARVVVSGVGPVAAALATAQALAQAPAELVISAGIGGAYPGAGLAPGELAVSSVIVQADLGAWDGPAFLPLDTLGLSVRPGVPQGAQFAVWNRAAQVAQAAGAGFGPALTLCSVTGSAQGAQALAERFPGALCEGMEGAGVAHAALLAGVPALEVRGISNPVGPRDRTAWQVGPALAATRRGVQAALAVLAGPG
- a CDS encoding cytochrome P450 — protein: MTTAASPAPTSAMPLAPGLPLVGSLLPMIRDSEGFLAAQAARLGPCFRVKVLNQSLVVLAGPTAAQVMAENSGEVTAWRVWEGIIKEFGGRQVLTMLEGPDHLAYRAAARAGFAKSRVLEGLPQVAALTRGALDRTAPGEVLKVVPFAQRLVADCIGTLTLGRLPGPHLAEFITYWHTQLAVHLVGSARPAALRKAAYLRAKASARAFAHEVLAQDPGEHASSYVSDLRRLRETRPDLMDDEELLFMMLIPYVAGLDTVVNVLSLTLYELYRRPKVLARVQAEARPVVEAGLPAERLRDLKVLHAAVLEVLRLYPVANTLPRYATRDFTVQGFPVRQGERLLMALFTSQRDPALFKDPDTFDLDRFLPPRNEHKQKGAFQPYGAGAHTCLGAGMAEALLASVLAVTVTHGRFSLFPQGFRMKPFHSANLSPDPRLSLRREA
- a CDS encoding ABC transporter substrate-binding protein yields the protein MKRVVLSLLTLSLLASASAQQARELRLGVFPNVTHAAGLVGIQRGLFQKELGNVKLVVKEFANGSQINEAFAAGAIDAAYVGPGPAMNAFMRGVPIQVYAGAANAGAVLVARKDSGVRNVKGLSGKKVAVPTRGSTQDISLRHLLHENGLKATDEGGTVTVVPIDPANMPAAFASKQVDAALVQEPWGAIMETQGARLIANEKAIWEGGNYTTTVLVVNTKYAAANPAVVSDLLQGHLNAIKFINSSNAGAQKAIADQIYAFTGKRPNAAELFKALARTRVTWDINLKTLAEYAVLNKEAGFARDVPDLNKFVNLSVIRALAK
- a CDS encoding putative dsRNA-binding protein; the encoded protein is MNVNAKGDLIARAIALGLGTPSFEVTTQGPPHEPTFRVTVRVGGEVLGPGGEGRSKKDAERTAAEAALQALDGGTPATEGRWPIYSAVLAEALEVAADFAPDDTSLDEVRVRAAQLYRDLLRELGHGPEGDDEA
- a CDS encoding HAD family hydrolase codes for the protein MSGWPWRPAGVLFDMDGVLTLNNHFHRQAWQEVAREVLGLHLTEHDLDTKVDGGRNPEIIERLIGTVPDEALSRRVHDTKEGRYRALAAGALREVQGLGAYLDALEARRIPFALVTSADAVNVAFGMEALGLGHRFAVRVLGEDVTRGKPHPEPFLLGAARLGLDPTQCLAHEDAVNGVRSAAGAGCRVVALTTTAPAEALRAAGAALTVPDFTGWAAWLA
- a CDS encoding YraN family protein, which produces MKGAEAEARAAAHLQALGRTVLAQNYRIRGGEIDLVTREPGGTLVFTEVRHRAAPDHGSAAESVTPRKLALMHRAALSYLLRECGRDDLPCRLEVLTIDGPVEGGVVGIWPVE